A region of Ornithodoros turicata isolate Travis chromosome 5, ASM3712646v1, whole genome shotgun sequence DNA encodes the following proteins:
- the LOC135395188 gene encoding amiloride-sensitive sodium channel subunit alpha-like, with translation MRVYLQEFITNYRYFSMSPVYLDSTYNELGRWISAEQRRNFSRANHLGHQLEDMIKECKLSSGDCLGAGLLELRMVPRYGNCYCLGCNASRFSWWAKAMPDPSSGLTMSLNMEPEEYLPVITDAGFYVMVHQPGIQEEVTDNSLFVPPGYTSYIGINLSMLHKLRSPYENPCQSEWPVEFHRYLVRGLIYTRRACLEYCYQVHVFETSGCRSYSHIASMSPRSPMLPSCHDVLKDECEQMIEDQIARGSITCQVSPSCL, from the exons ATGCGCGTTTACCTTCAAGAATTTATCACAAACTACCGATACTTTTCGATGAGTCCTGTTTACCTGGATTCAA CCTACAACGAATTAGGTCGTTGGATATCAGCCGAGCAACGACGGAACTTTTCCAGAGCTAACCATCTAGGACACCAGTTAGAAGACATGATTAAGGAATGCAAGCTTAGCAGTGGAGACTGCCTCGGAGCCGG GTTACTCGAATTAAGAATGGTTCCTCGTTACGGCAACTGTTACTGTCTCGGATGCAATGCCAGCCGCTTCAGCTGGTGGGCAAAGGCCATGCCTGATCCAAGCAGTG GCCTGACGATGTCCCTAAACATGGAACCCGAAGAGTACCTGCCCGTGATTACCGACGCAGGTTTCTACGTGATGGTGCATCAGCCAGGAATACAAGAGGAGGTCACAGACAACTCGTTGTTCGTTCCACCGGGCTACACGTCGTACATAGGGATCAATTTG TCCATGCTGCACAAGTTGAGGTCACCGTACGAAAATCCGTGCCAGAGCGAATGGCCAGTCGAGTTTCACAGATACCTTGTGCGAGGACTCATCTATACCAGGAGG GCCTGCTTAGAGTACTGCTATCAAGTGCACGTGTTTGAGACAAGCGGCTGCCGGTCGTACAGCCATATCGCATCAATGTCTCCGAGGTCGCCAATGCTCCCGTCATGCCACGACGTACTGAAAG ATGAATGTGAACAGATGATAGAAGACCAGATCGCCCGAGGAAGCATCACTTGCCAGGTGTCTCCTTCGTGCTTGTAA